CGGGCCCGTCGCCTGCGGCGACCCCGGCAGCGCCGTCCTATCCGGGGCCAATGCCTGGTACAGGCGTCGAGCCGTCCGACGGGATCAAGGCGCCGCCGCCGCCGCCACCCCCGGCCGATGTCTGTGCCGGCACGGTGGTCTACATCCAGCTCTACGGCCCCGCGCTGCGTGACAAGGCGCGCAGCTGGCGCGGCCCCTGGCGCACGCTGGGCGCCTCGGTGCCGCCCATCGAGGACGTGCTGAGCACCTCGCGCCGGGCCGGACGCTCGCCGCCGGTGGGCCATCCGGAGCCCACCGTGATCATCCGCGACGAAAAGACCCGCCCCTGCGCCGAGGCCCTCATCCAGACCGCCGCCTCGCCCACCGGCCAGCCCTGGGCGATCAAGCTGCGGCCGCAGGCCGGCGCCGAGACGAAGAACAACATCGAAGTGTGGCTGCCGCGCACCGGCGGGCCGCTGGCGAACTGAAGAAGGTTCGAGTGCTCGTCCCCGCACAAGGAGAAGAACCATGGCAACCCTCGGCAAGCCCGTCGTGATCGTGCGGCCGGAGCAGCTCGGCTTCGGCGAGCGCAGCGTGAGCCCCTCGGACTTCGGCTGGCACATGCTGGCCGAAGGAGACTCGTGGTTCTCCTTTGGCGCGCTCCTGGGCAACAACCTGCTCAACCGGCTGGCCTTCACGCGCAGCACGCTGGTCACGAACACGGCGCGCCCGAGCGATACGCTGGCCCACGTGGTCGAGTGGTGGCGCGACCCGGCCTTCGCGACCCTGATCGCGGGCGGCCGGCGTGGCCGGCAGGGTTGGGCCTTCGATGCGATCCTGCTGAGCGGCGGCGGCAACGACCTGATCGATGCGATCAGCGATCGCCTGGTCGACCAGCAGCTGTTGCGTCGGCTGCCTCCCCGCAGTGACCCCGCTTCGCCCGCGGACTGCATTCATCCCGAAGCCTGGGCAGCCTTCGAGGCCTACCTGCGCACCAACTTCGCGATGGTGTCGCAGCTGGCCGCCGGGAGTGCGCAGAACGCCGACACGCCGATCTTCGTCCACACCTACGATTACCCCACGCCCAACGATGCGCCCGCCGCGCCGGGCCGCGGGCCATGGCTGCTGCCGGCCCTGGAGGCGCACCGTATTCCCGAGCCGATGCACCAGGCCTTGGCCGATCACTTGATCGAGCGCCTCGCCGGCGTGGTGCGCACGCTGGGCCACGCGAACGTGCATGTGATCGACACCCTCGGCACGCTGACCCGCGCGGCCGCCGGCGCCAACGGCGACAGCAACGATTGGCTCAACGAGATCCACCCCAACTCGCAGGGCTACGGCAAGCTGGCGTCGGTATGGCGCGCTGCGATCGAGGACGTGATCGCTCCCTGAGCACCTACACGGATCACGCGCAGCGCGTGGCGGGCGATCATGGCCTCCTCGTCGGTCGCGATCACCCAGGCGCTGACCGGCGAGCCTAGGGCCGAGACCATGCGGTCCTGGCGCCCCTCGGGCTGCGCGTCGCGATCGAATGCGATGCCGAGCCAGCCCAGCCCCGCCAGCACTTCGGCGCGCACCCGGGCCGAGTTCTCGCCGATGCCGCCGGTGAAGACCAGGGCATCGATGCCGCCCAGCGACGCCGCGAGCGCACCGGCCTCGCGCCGGATGCGGGCGCAGAAATACGCGATCGCCTCGCCGGCGTGCGGATCCGCCGAATCCTCCAGCTCGCGCATGTCGTGCGAGATGCCCGACAGGCCCTTGAGCCCCGACTCCTTGTAGAGAAGATCGGACAGCCGCGCCGCGTCGTAGCCGTGCGTTTCGATCAGGTGCAGC
Above is a window of Variovorax sp. RA8 DNA encoding:
- a CDS encoding GDSL-type esterase/lipase family protein, coding for MATLGKPVVIVRPEQLGFGERSVSPSDFGWHMLAEGDSWFSFGALLGNNLLNRLAFTRSTLVTNTARPSDTLAHVVEWWRDPAFATLIAGGRRGRQGWAFDAILLSGGGNDLIDAISDRLVDQQLLRRLPPRSDPASPADCIHPEAWAAFEAYLRTNFAMVSQLAAGSAQNADTPIFVHTYDYPTPNDAPAAPGRGPWLLPALEAHRIPEPMHQALADHLIERLAGVVRTLGHANVHVIDTLGTLTRAAAGANGDSNDWLNEIHPNSQGYGKLASVWRAAIEDVIAP